The Halofilum ochraceum genome includes a region encoding these proteins:
- a CDS encoding CNNM domain-containing protein, whose translation METFLLVFYVLLALGVSFFCSIAEAVLLSVSDGYIRLLEESGRRAGRMLRRLVRDIDRPLAAILTLNTIAHTMGAAGAGAQAAVVFGSAAVGVFSAVLTLLILVFSEIIPKTLGAHHWRRLAPAMAVGVSGLIILLAPFVRLSEALTRWLTGGQPRAGISRGEFAALAEGAAQDGHLSEHEIGVVRNMVGLRDLCIRELMTPRTVIFSLPDDMRVATYFHKHDRDRYSRIPVYSGDSEQITGFVLRNDLLLAYGRNNGEKTLAEYRRDLRALPEGLSALRALEQAVSTRCHMLLVVDEYGSTQGILTLEDLMENVLGWQIVDEGDAEIDLRRAARRRGRRRFGRLFGIGEHRRPSEES comes from the coding sequence GTGGAAACTTTCCTGCTGGTCTTTTACGTCCTGCTGGCGTTGGGCGTGTCGTTCTTCTGTTCGATCGCCGAGGCGGTGCTGCTGAGTGTCTCGGACGGCTACATTCGCCTGCTCGAGGAGAGCGGCCGAAGGGCGGGCCGCATGCTCAGGCGCCTCGTTCGGGATATCGATCGGCCGCTGGCGGCGATCCTCACCCTGAACACCATCGCGCACACCATGGGGGCGGCGGGAGCCGGCGCCCAGGCGGCAGTGGTATTCGGGAGCGCCGCCGTGGGTGTCTTCTCCGCCGTTCTGACCCTGCTCATCCTCGTATTCTCGGAGATCATCCCGAAGACCCTTGGTGCGCATCACTGGCGCCGGCTCGCCCCTGCAATGGCCGTCGGCGTGAGCGGTTTGATCATCCTGCTCGCGCCGTTCGTCCGGCTGTCCGAAGCGCTCACCCGCTGGCTCACCGGTGGACAGCCGCGCGCCGGGATCAGCCGTGGTGAATTCGCCGCACTGGCGGAGGGTGCTGCCCAGGACGGCCATCTCTCGGAACACGAAATCGGGGTGGTGCGGAACATGGTGGGGCTCCGGGATCTCTGTATTCGCGAATTGATGACGCCGCGCACGGTCATCTTCTCGCTGCCGGACGACATGCGTGTAGCGACCTACTTCCACAAACACGACCGTGATCGGTACTCCCGCATACCGGTCTATTCCGGCGACTCCGAGCAGATCACCGGTTTCGTGCTGCGCAACGATCTGCTTCTCGCGTATGGCCGCAACAACGGTGAGAAAACGCTGGCCGAGTACCGCCGTGACCTGCGCGCATTGCCCGAAGGGTTGTCCGCGCTTCGTGCACTGGAGCAGGCGGTGTCGACCCGCTGCCACATGCTGCTCGTCGTTGATGAGTACGGCAGCACCCAGGGGATTCTCACCCTGGAGGACCTCATGGAGAACGTGCTCGGCTGGCAGATCGTGGATGAAGGCGACGCGGAGATCGACCTGCGCCGAGCGGCTCGGCGGCGCGGACGGCGACGTTTCGGACGACTGTTCGGGATCGGTGAGCACCGCAGGCCCAGTGAAGAGTCGTGA
- a CDS encoding Mut7-C ubiquitin/RNAse domain-containing protein, translating into MPLTEPLRSRRTPSMAEAQFRFHDALNDFLAPERQEVAFPHRFDRRASIKDMVEALGVPHPEIGRLVVNGLPVDFGYIVRDGDRIEAHPITDSANIPGGAADSRTRFALDANLGALARYLRLCGFDAHYRNDIDDGELAALATTDERVLLTRDRDVLKRRIVTHGYFVRADDPRDQLREVVQRFDLAGAARPFTRCSRCNAVLEDVDKAAIAHRLKPLTRRYYDTFRRCTGCDRIYWRGTHVQGIEALVGSVHCHDDADDGETAWEST; encoded by the coding sequence ATGCCTCTGACCGAACCGCTGCGCAGCCGCCGCACACCATCCATGGCCGAAGCCCAGTTCCGATTCCACGACGCACTCAACGACTTCCTTGCGCCTGAACGGCAGGAGGTCGCATTCCCGCACCGTTTTGATCGGCGCGCCTCGATCAAGGACATGGTCGAGGCCCTGGGGGTACCGCATCCCGAAATCGGCAGGCTCGTGGTGAACGGTCTGCCGGTGGATTTCGGGTACATCGTACGCGACGGTGACCGCATCGAGGCCCACCCGATCACCGATAGCGCCAACATCCCGGGCGGAGCAGCGGATTCGCGGACACGGTTCGCGCTGGATGCCAACCTGGGCGCGCTCGCCCGCTATCTCCGCCTCTGCGGTTTCGACGCCCACTACCGCAACGACATCGACGATGGCGAGCTCGCGGCGCTGGCGACCACGGACGAACGCGTACTGCTCACCCGCGACCGCGATGTGCTCAAGCGGCGAATCGTGACGCACGGCTACTTCGTGCGCGCCGACGATCCGCGCGACCAGCTGCGCGAGGTCGTCCAGCGGTTCGATCTCGCGGGCGCCGCCCGACCGTTCACGCGCTGTTCGCGCTGCAACGCGGTTCTGGAAGACGTCGACAAGGCCGCCATCGCACACCGGCTGAAGCCGCTGACGCGGCGGTACTACGATACGTTCCGCCGGTGTACAGGGTGCGATCGCATCTACTGGCGCGGGACGCATGTGCAGGGTATCGAGGCCCTTGTCGGGTCCGTTCACTGCCACGACGACGCTGACGACGGGGAAACGGCGTGGGAGTCCACCTGA
- a CDS encoding cupin domain-containing protein — protein sequence MKINADFTRPALIHSEQEPWVPSPMPGVDRRMLDRIGEEVARATSIVRYAPNSSFSAHTHGGGEEFIVLDGVFEDETGAFPAGTYVRNPPGSSHTPGSTEGCTIFVKLWQFAPDDGLQFSKDMHAEAQPVGDDRSVAVLHEDARERVTYTEAAPHAAFEVSDRGGIELLVLDGTLSDDTRTLHCGSWLRLPDGVPFAGVCGPEGARVWMKTGHLIDAAAPTP from the coding sequence ATGAAAATCAACGCCGACTTTACCCGACCGGCCCTGATCCACTCGGAGCAGGAGCCCTGGGTCCCCTCGCCCATGCCGGGCGTCGATCGCCGGATGCTGGATCGGATCGGCGAGGAAGTCGCGCGAGCGACCTCGATCGTGCGCTACGCGCCGAACAGTTCGTTCTCGGCGCATACACACGGCGGCGGCGAGGAGTTCATCGTGCTGGACGGGGTGTTCGAGGACGAGACCGGTGCGTTCCCGGCCGGGACCTACGTACGCAACCCGCCGGGATCGAGCCACACGCCCGGATCGACCGAAGGGTGCACGATCTTCGTCAAGCTCTGGCAGTTCGCCCCGGACGACGGGCTGCAGTTCAGCAAGGACATGCACGCAGAGGCACAACCTGTGGGCGACGACCGCTCGGTCGCGGTGCTGCACGAGGATGCGCGCGAGCGGGTCACCTACACCGAGGCCGCACCCCATGCCGCGTTCGAGGTGAGCGATCGGGGCGGCATCGAGCTTCTGGTGCTCGACGGGACGCTCTCGGATGATACGCGCACGCTGCACTGCGGCTCCTGGCTGCGCCTGCCCGACGGGGTGCCCTTCGCCGGCGTCTGCGGGCCGGAAGGTGCGCGCGTGTGGATGAAGACCGGGCACCTGATCGACGCGGCGGCACCAACACCTTGA
- a CDS encoding methylenetetrahydrofolate reductase C-terminal domain-containing protein has translation MYAVRRWSVRHARGMETLYNGFERVLLLLEPMIRRIGYERLEKPVAWIERQTKGFLFDCQMCGQCALSKTGMSCPMNCPKQLRNGPCGGVRANGHCEVIPEMKCVWVEAWEGSRRMRNGAEIHKVDVPVDRTLEGRSSWLRVIWLKSEGKEEDAA, from the coding sequence ATGTATGCAGTGCGCCGGTGGTCCGTACGCCACGCCCGCGGCATGGAGACCCTGTACAACGGTTTCGAGCGGGTACTGCTGCTGCTTGAACCGATGATTCGCCGGATCGGCTATGAGCGTCTGGAGAAGCCGGTCGCCTGGATCGAGCGGCAGACCAAGGGCTTTTTGTTCGATTGCCAGATGTGCGGCCAGTGCGCGCTTTCGAAGACCGGTATGTCCTGTCCGATGAATTGCCCCAAGCAGCTGCGCAACGGGCCCTGTGGCGGGGTTCGGGCGAACGGCCACTGTGAGGTCATCCCGGAGATGAAGTGTGTCTGGGTCGAGGCCTGGGAAGGTTCGCGGCGGATGAGAAACGGGGCCGAGATCCACAAGGTCGACGTACCGGTGGACCGTACGCTGGAGGGCAGATCCTCCTGGCTGCGCGTGATCTGGCTGAAGTCGGAGGGCAAGGAGGAGGACGCGGCATGA
- a CDS encoding BCCT family transporter, which yields MTNDETVLETPATSEGVPPPEGPANVINTDYVIGQDNIATTKLGVNVDLHRKVFSVSSLVILTFVILTLALQNEVKPVFDAVFSFVTGNLSWVFLLGSNLFVLVSVALIFTPVGRVRIGGAHARPEFSYGGWFAMLFAAGMGIGLMFYGVSEPLTHFGTAMSGTTVEDGVRTDWAPLGGAAGNEQAATQLGMAATILHYGVHPWGSYAIVGLALAIFAFNKGLPLTMRSIFYPVLGERIWGWPGHAIDILAVFATLFGLATSLGLGASQATAGLSYLFGVPDTDATMVLLVMGITAIALVSIVLGVEKGVQRLSQLNMVLAFLLLMFLIFVGPTLLIATGFFESMAAYVVHLPALSNPFGREDANFTEGWTAFYLAWWISWSPFVGMFIARVSRGRTVREFLIAVLLVPTLVAIVWITAFGGTAIDQVLNKGFEGVQEAALELQLFVMLGELPLATITSTVGIVLVIVFFVTSSDSGSLVIDSITAGGKVDSPKAQRVFWAVIEGAIAIALLLGGGLKALQSAAVSTGLPFTLVLMVACYALVKGLVSEPITDRRREYAEEAA from the coding sequence GTGACGAACGACGAGACAGTCCTGGAAACGCCCGCTACCAGTGAAGGCGTACCTCCGCCCGAGGGGCCGGCGAACGTCATCAATACGGATTACGTCATCGGCCAGGACAACATCGCGACGACCAAGCTGGGTGTAAACGTCGATCTGCACCGCAAGGTCTTCAGTGTTTCGTCGCTCGTGATCCTGACCTTCGTGATTCTGACCCTGGCACTGCAGAACGAGGTGAAACCGGTCTTTGATGCCGTGTTCAGTTTCGTGACCGGCAACCTGAGCTGGGTGTTCCTGTTGGGCAGCAATCTGTTCGTGCTCGTCAGTGTCGCGCTGATCTTTACGCCGGTCGGAAGGGTTCGGATCGGTGGAGCCCATGCCCGTCCCGAGTTCAGCTACGGCGGATGGTTCGCCATGCTGTTCGCCGCGGGCATGGGTATCGGCCTGATGTTCTACGGCGTGTCCGAGCCACTGACCCACTTTGGTACCGCCATGAGTGGAACCACCGTGGAGGACGGGGTACGCACTGACTGGGCGCCGCTGGGGGGCGCGGCTGGCAATGAGCAGGCCGCGACGCAGCTCGGAATGGCCGCGACCATCCTCCACTACGGGGTGCATCCGTGGGGGAGCTACGCCATCGTCGGTCTGGCACTGGCCATCTTTGCCTTCAACAAGGGCCTGCCGCTGACGATGCGCTCGATCTTCTACCCGGTGCTCGGTGAGCGCATCTGGGGCTGGCCGGGTCATGCCATCGACATCCTCGCGGTGTTCGCGACCCTGTTCGGTCTCGCGACCTCACTGGGTCTGGGCGCGTCCCAGGCCACGGCGGGCTTGAGCTATCTGTTCGGCGTGCCGGATACCGACGCGACCATGGTTCTGCTGGTCATGGGGATTACCGCCATCGCGCTGGTCTCGATCGTACTCGGCGTGGAAAAGGGGGTGCAGCGCCTGTCGCAGCTGAACATGGTGCTCGCCTTCCTGCTGTTGATGTTCCTGATCTTCGTAGGCCCGACTCTGCTGATCGCCACCGGATTCTTCGAAAGTATGGCGGCCTACGTGGTCCACCTGCCGGCGCTGTCGAACCCCTTCGGACGGGAAGATGCCAATTTCACCGAGGGGTGGACGGCGTTCTACCTCGCCTGGTGGATCTCCTGGTCGCCGTTCGTCGGCATGTTCATCGCCCGCGTCAGCCGTGGTCGCACCGTGCGCGAGTTCCTGATCGCCGTCCTTCTGGTACCGACCCTGGTCGCCATCGTGTGGATCACCGCCTTCGGGGGCACCGCCATCGACCAGGTGCTCAACAAAGGCTTCGAGGGCGTCCAGGAGGCCGCTCTCGAACTGCAGCTGTTCGTGATGCTCGGCGAGCTGCCGTTGGCCACCATCACGTCTACGGTCGGTATCGTGCTGGTGATCGTGTTCTTCGTGACCTCCTCGGACTCGGGGTCGCTGGTGATTGACTCCATTACGGCCGGCGGCAAGGTCGATTCCCCCAAGGCGCAGCGCGTCTTCTGGGCGGTGATCGAGGGCGCCATCGCCATCGCCCTGCTTCTGGGTGGTGGTCTGAAGGCTTTGCAGAGCGCCGCGGTATCCACCGGCCTGCCGTTCACGCTGGTGCTGATGGTTGCCTGCTACGCGCTGGTCAAGGGCCTCGTGAGTGAGCCCATAACGGATCGGCGCCGCGAGTATGCCGAGGAAGCGGCTTGA
- a CDS encoding GGDEF domain-containing protein, with amino-acid sequence MSESQNDYAELVAPAYRAHADQLLTAIVDVIGDAVVAINDDQQIIVFNRGAQAMFGYAPGQVLGQSLDLLLPPESRGQHAGLVAGFVAEPSVTRRMGERRTIHGVRRDGSRFPAGATIAHLRLPFGRVMVAVVRDISEHVETRERLQESLRLEEARARTDPLTGVRNLRAFQDALQRELARLDRGAAPLTLVYIDLDHFKPINDTFGHAFGDEVLVTIAQRLDGFVRDMDVVARIGGDEFAILMPETDGDSLRARVAQLHELLLEDMREGQSGVTFSIGVLTCTAVPDSVETCMHEADALMYRVKHSTRNAVEFGTLPA; translated from the coding sequence ATGTCCGAATCGCAGAACGACTACGCCGAGCTCGTGGCGCCGGCCTATCGTGCGCATGCCGACCAGCTGCTGACCGCGATCGTCGATGTGATCGGTGACGCCGTCGTGGCCATCAACGACGACCAGCAGATCATTGTCTTCAACCGCGGGGCCCAGGCCATGTTCGGCTACGCCCCCGGCCAGGTGCTCGGTCAATCGCTCGACCTCCTGCTGCCGCCGGAGAGCCGGGGGCAGCATGCCGGCCTGGTGGCGGGGTTCGTCGCCGAGCCGTCGGTCACCCGGCGCATGGGCGAACGTCGCACCATCCACGGTGTGCGCCGTGATGGCAGCCGTTTCCCGGCCGGGGCCACGATCGCGCATCTCAGGCTCCCGTTCGGCAGGGTGATGGTCGCGGTGGTGCGCGACATATCCGAGCACGTCGAGACGCGGGAGCGGCTGCAGGAGTCGCTGCGCCTCGAGGAGGCGCGCGCCCGGACCGATCCGCTGACCGGCGTACGCAACCTGCGGGCCTTCCAGGACGCGCTGCAGCGTGAACTCGCCCGCCTGGACCGTGGGGCCGCCCCGCTTACGCTGGTCTACATCGATCTTGATCACTTCAAGCCGATCAACGACACCTTCGGTCACGCGTTCGGCGACGAGGTGCTGGTCACGATCGCGCAGCGGCTGGACGGCTTTGTGCGTGACATGGACGTGGTGGCGCGGATCGGCGGGGACGAGTTCGCAATCCTGATGCCGGAAACGGATGGCGACTCGCTCCGGGCTCGCGTGGCGCAGCTGCACGAACTGTTACTGGAGGACATGCGGGAAGGGCAGAGCGGCGTGACGTTCAGCATTGGGGTGTTGACGTGCACCGCGGTGCCCGACAGCGTCGAGACCTGCATGCACGAGGCCGATGCGCTCATGTATCGGGTCAAGCATTCGACCCGGAATGCGGTCGAATTCGGGACCCTCCCGGCCTGA
- a CDS encoding methylenetetrahydrofolate reductase produces the protein MKFDDEPVPGFQLPRLPGHSSPGRLERVLRAGGFAVTTEIAPPDSADPDDVYQRARIFDGYVDAINSTDGSGANCHMSSVGVCSLLTRAGYATIMQVSCRDKNRIAMQGDILGGAAMGVSNVLCLTGDGVQAGDQPEAKPVFDYDCMTLLENVRMMRDEGQLRSGRKLNATPKLFMGAAANPFVPPQAFRVERLAKKIAAGAQFVQTQYCFDIEMLKDFMQRVRDAGLHEEVFILVGVGPLASANAARWIRTHVPGIHIPDAIVDRLARAEDPKREGRRICIETIQQIREIEGVHGVHVMAYRQEKAVAEIIDASGALDGRIPWHPNRDTEGPLQRAV, from the coding sequence ATGAAATTCGACGACGAGCCCGTCCCGGGATTCCAACTGCCGAGGTTACCGGGTCATTCCTCCCCGGGTCGCCTCGAACGGGTTTTACGCGCCGGCGGTTTCGCCGTGACCACGGAGATCGCACCACCCGACTCCGCGGATCCCGACGATGTCTATCAGCGTGCACGAATTTTCGACGGTTACGTCGACGCGATCAATTCAACCGACGGCTCCGGCGCCAATTGTCACATGTCTTCGGTGGGCGTCTGCTCGCTGCTCACGCGCGCGGGCTACGCCACGATCATGCAGGTCTCCTGCCGCGACAAGAACCGGATCGCGATGCAGGGAGACATCCTCGGCGGTGCCGCAATGGGCGTGTCGAACGTGCTCTGCCTGACGGGCGACGGTGTCCAGGCGGGCGACCAGCCCGAAGCCAAACCCGTGTTCGACTACGACTGCATGACGCTGCTCGAAAACGTTCGCATGATGCGTGACGAGGGTCAGCTCCGCAGCGGGCGTAAGCTGAATGCGACGCCGAAGCTGTTCATGGGAGCGGCGGCGAATCCCTTCGTGCCACCGCAGGCGTTCCGGGTCGAGCGCCTGGCGAAGAAAATCGCCGCCGGTGCCCAGTTCGTGCAGACGCAATACTGCTTCGACATCGAGATGCTCAAGGACTTCATGCAGCGCGTGCGCGATGCCGGACTCCATGAGGAAGTCTTTATCCTGGTCGGCGTGGGACCGTTGGCCTCGGCGAATGCCGCGCGCTGGATTCGCACGCACGTGCCCGGAATCCATATCCCCGACGCGATCGTCGACCGTCTCGCCCGGGCAGAGGACCCGAAACGCGAAGGACGCAGGATCTGCATCGAGACGATCCAGCAGATCCGCGAGATCGAGGGCGTACACGGCGTGCACGTGATGGCATACCGCCAGGAGAAAGCGGTGGCCGAGATCATCGACGCCTCCGGGGCCCTGGACGGTCGCATCCCGTGGCATCCGAACCGCGATACCGAGGGCCCGCTGCAGCGGGCCGTTTGA
- a CDS encoding flavin monoamine oxidase family protein, with protein sequence MDEDRAPDRRGGTNTLSARPRCAVAIVGGGLAGLALADELERAGIDWHLFEARERWGGRMQSLTVDGAAFDLGPSWFWSIQPRMRALAERLGCPVFEQYAMGDLLYEDDQATVHRDRGFASMAGSLRVDGGVKSLTDALAAELPASRLHPATPVRGVDRERGLLLADGRNWPAEHFVLALPPRIAASLTFNPELSPAQTRGLKGVPTWMAGHAKFVAVYATPFWRDEGLSGDAMSHSGPLVEIHDASPLSGRPGALFGFYGVPAEIRRDHPEALAEATMAQIERLFGPAARDTRHTCLQDWAFEPETASPDDRAPPTSHPEYGPLPAFSSAWDGRLLPGGSETARTFGGYMEGALERSAELAVHLSG encoded by the coding sequence GTGGATGAAGACCGGGCACCTGATCGACGCGGCGGCACCAACACCTTGAGCGCCCGGCCCCGATGCGCCGTCGCCATCGTCGGGGGCGGCCTGGCCGGTCTGGCGCTCGCCGACGAGTTGGAACGGGCGGGGATCGACTGGCACCTGTTCGAGGCGCGCGAACGCTGGGGCGGACGCATGCAGTCGCTTACCGTCGACGGGGCCGCCTTCGATCTCGGGCCGTCCTGGTTCTGGTCCATCCAGCCCCGCATGCGTGCGCTGGCCGAGCGTCTGGGCTGCCCGGTGTTCGAGCAGTACGCCATGGGCGATCTGCTCTACGAGGACGACCAGGCGACGGTCCACCGCGACCGGGGCTTCGCCTCGATGGCCGGTTCGCTGCGCGTGGACGGTGGCGTGAAATCGCTGACGGACGCGCTCGCCGCCGAGCTCCCGGCATCGCGGCTGCATCCGGCGACGCCGGTGCGCGGCGTTGACCGCGAGCGTGGCCTGCTGCTCGCCGATGGCCGCAACTGGCCCGCCGAGCACTTCGTGCTCGCCCTGCCACCCCGCATCGCTGCGAGCCTGACCTTCAATCCCGAGCTGTCGCCGGCGCAGACTCGCGGCTTGAAGGGGGTCCCCACCTGGATGGCCGGCCATGCCAAATTCGTGGCCGTGTACGCAACGCCATTCTGGCGCGACGAAGGCCTCTCCGGCGATGCGATGAGCCATTCCGGACCACTCGTCGAGATCCACGATGCTTCGCCCCTCTCGGGCCGCCCCGGCGCCCTTTTCGGGTTCTACGGTGTCCCCGCGGAAATACGGCGCGACCATCCGGAGGCGCTCGCGGAGGCCACGATGGCGCAGATCGAGCGCCTGTTCGGCCCGGCGGCGCGCGACACGCGCCACACGTGTCTGCAGGACTGGGCATTCGAGCCGGAAACCGCCTCACCGGACGACCGCGCCCCGCCCACCAGCCACCCCGAATATGGACCACTGCCCGCGTTCAGCTCGGCATGGGATGGACGGTTACTGCCAGGTGGTTCGGAGACGGCCCGTACATTCGGCGGGTATATGGAAGGTGCGCTGGAGCGCTCGGCGGAGTTGGCCGTCCATCTGTCCGGCTAG
- a CDS encoding LysR family transcriptional regulator, with the protein MELTDELRVFARLAQTGNLSRAARELDLSVASVSKRLNRLEARLGVRLFHRSTQGLTLTDEGGAALDRARLLIDDSDALIAMFDERGGNDSGTLRVAAPTRFGERYVAPAVAEFAHQYPRVRVELHLTDRQQDLVGEGLDLAVRIGPLTDSRNVAKPLFDSWRIVVAAPAYLERNGVPATPDALGSHDCLVLEDKDVWHFHVGDTDQSVRVPPRIRCRRGDAVSALCLAGAGIALKSVWDVVDELRSGQLVRLLAEYPVVGPANISVLMPERRYVPPRVRRFVETLRAHIGEPPPWALVSEEAAVGRNTPRGV; encoded by the coding sequence GTGGAGCTGACCGACGAGCTGCGGGTGTTCGCGCGCCTCGCTCAGACGGGCAACCTCTCGCGCGCGGCGCGCGAGCTCGACCTGTCGGTAGCGAGCGTCAGTAAACGCCTGAACCGACTGGAGGCTCGCCTGGGCGTGCGCCTCTTTCACCGCTCCACCCAGGGCCTGACACTCACCGACGAAGGTGGTGCGGCCCTGGATCGCGCCCGGCTTCTGATCGACGACAGCGACGCCCTGATCGCCATGTTCGACGAGCGCGGCGGCAACGACTCTGGCACGCTGCGGGTCGCCGCACCGACGCGTTTCGGCGAGCGCTACGTCGCACCGGCCGTGGCGGAATTCGCCCACCAGTATCCGCGGGTGCGGGTAGAGCTCCACCTCACCGACCGCCAACAGGACCTGGTAGGCGAGGGACTGGATCTGGCGGTTCGCATCGGGCCGCTCACCGACTCCCGAAACGTCGCCAAGCCGCTGTTCGATAGCTGGCGCATCGTCGTCGCCGCGCCCGCCTACCTTGAGCGAAACGGTGTTCCGGCCACGCCCGATGCGCTCGGCAGCCACGACTGCCTGGTCCTCGAGGACAAGGACGTGTGGCACTTCCACGTTGGCGACACCGACCAGTCGGTGCGTGTTCCACCGAGGATTCGCTGCCGCCGCGGGGACGCGGTCAGCGCGCTGTGCCTTGCCGGCGCCGGTATCGCCCTGAAATCGGTCTGGGACGTCGTGGACGAGCTCCGCAGCGGTCAGCTTGTGCGGCTCCTGGCCGAGTACCCGGTAGTCGGGCCGGCCAACATCTCCGTGCTGATGCCCGAGCGCCGCTACGTGCCACCCCGAGTGCGCCGCTTCGTCGAAACATTGCGCGCGCACATCGGTGAGCCGCCACCCTGGGCGTTGGTCAGTGAGGAAGCGGCGGTCGGGCGGAACACCCCTCGCGGGGTCTGA
- a CDS encoding protocatechuate 3,4-dioxygenase, with amino-acid sequence MREPTDRARRRLLLGGAGAFALGATPGLAALMPTPRQTRGPFYPPKPPLDSDNDLVRVDGRSARAAGVITDLTGRVLDRAGQPVDDATVEIWQCDANGRYHHPSASKRGRDPNFQGFGTFTTDTDGQYRFRTIKPVPYPGRTPHIHFRIVAPGLPELVTQMYIAGHPLNADDRIYRSAGERRERLAVAFEPALDTEAERRARFDIVIDPGG; translated from the coding sequence ATGAGAGAACCAACCGATCGTGCTCGACGCAGGCTGTTGCTGGGCGGCGCCGGTGCGTTCGCGCTCGGTGCGACGCCGGGACTCGCCGCGCTGATGCCCACCCCGCGCCAGACCCGCGGCCCGTTCTACCCGCCGAAGCCGCCGCTGGATTCGGACAACGATCTCGTACGCGTGGACGGGCGCTCGGCACGCGCCGCCGGCGTCATCACCGACCTCACGGGACGCGTCCTGGACCGCGCCGGTCAGCCGGTCGATGATGCGACCGTGGAGATCTGGCAGTGCGACGCCAACGGACGCTACCACCACCCGTCGGCGTCGAAGCGGGGCCGTGATCCCAACTTCCAGGGATTCGGCACATTCACCACCGACACCGACGGGCAGTACCGTTTCCGGACCATCAAACCCGTGCCCTATCCGGGGCGCACGCCGCACATCCATTTCCGGATCGTCGCCCCGGGGTTACCCGAGTTGGTTACGCAGATGTACATCGCTGGCCATCCGCTGAATGCCGATGACCGGATCTACCGAAGCGCGGGCGAACGACGTGAGCGTCTTGCCGTCGCGTTCGAGCCCGCACTCGATACGGAGGCCGAACGCCGGGCCCGGTTCGATATCGTCATCGACCCGGGGGGCTGA
- a CDS encoding DUF2235 domain-containing protein — protein MAGRIVICADGTWNRPEEDAETDTPTNVLRMARAIKPFDDDGRSQQVFYDWGVGSYYGQVSGGITGRGIHKNIKDAYRYIVQNYDPGAEIFLFGFSRGAYTIRSLCGLINNCGILKRPDAALIEQAFDHYKKVSDKWAPKGEAARRFRERHAHGSREIRFVGAWDTVGALGIPFSLLGLFDRTDEFYDTKLGSNVRMARHALAIDERREDFEPTLWEPRDGLDLEQVWFAGVHGDIGGGYEPDRQGRLNSDFPLGWMMNEATAAGLSLESHLPESLNASVKAPVHRSVRHIYRFRGKDPRALERAGRPTRIHRSVKERWEADSDYRPENLQEYLDAHDWPATLA, from the coding sequence ATGGCGGGGCGGATCGTGATCTGTGCCGACGGCACATGGAATCGGCCGGAAGAAGATGCCGAAACCGATACGCCGACCAATGTCCTGCGGATGGCGCGTGCCATCAAACCGTTCGATGACGACGGTCGATCCCAGCAGGTCTTCTATGACTGGGGCGTGGGCTCGTATTACGGCCAGGTCTCCGGCGGGATTACCGGTCGGGGGATCCACAAGAACATCAAGGATGCCTACCGCTATATCGTCCAGAATTACGATCCCGGTGCCGAGATCTTTCTTTTCGGTTTCAGCCGGGGTGCCTATACCATCCGCAGCCTCTGTGGGCTCATCAACAATTGCGGCATTCTCAAGCGGCCGGACGCGGCATTGATCGAACAGGCGTTCGATCACTACAAGAAAGTAAGTGACAAATGGGCCCCGAAGGGGGAGGCCGCCCGTCGTTTTCGAGAACGCCATGCCCACGGGTCACGGGAGATCCGCTTCGTGGGAGCGTGGGATACCGTGGGAGCGCTGGGTATCCCTTTTTCACTGCTGGGGCTCTTCGACCGTACCGATGAGTTTTACGACACGAAGCTCGGTTCCAATGTCCGCATGGCTCGCCACGCACTGGCCATTGATGAGCGGCGGGAAGATTTCGAGCCGACCCTGTGGGAGCCACGCGACGGGCTGGATCTGGAACAGGTCTGGTTCGCGGGCGTTCATGGCGATATCGGGGGCGGTTACGAGCCCGACAGGCAGGGCCGCCTGAACTCGGATTTCCCGCTGGGATGGATGATGAACGAGGCGACGGCAGCGGGCCTGTCACTGGAATCGCATCTCCCTGAAAGCCTCAATGCCAGCGTCAAGGCCCCGGTGCATCGCTCTGTCCGGCATATCTATCGCTTCCGCGGGAAAGATCCCAGAGCACTGGAGAGGGCCGGACGACCGACGCGCATCCACCGCTCGGTGAAGGAGCGCTGGGAAGCGGATTCGGACTACCGGCCCGAGAACCTGCAGGAATACCTCGACGCCCACGATTGGCCCGCCACTCTGGCATGA